From Tachysurus fulvidraco isolate hzauxx_2018 chromosome 10, HZAU_PFXX_2.0, whole genome shotgun sequence, one genomic window encodes:
- the LOC113654870 gene encoding piggyBac transposable element-derived protein 4-like, with the protein MLAERSDDDFASSSESEVSLDSESEEDPDLELEPESSDSDWQSEAKRSTRTPVTVEEELEPQPSTSTKRARQGRGRARGRPGGRGRGRARGRARERGTPKQSSGPEGAWQGTDVEDITPKQPTFNPARTPGVQLMGGVKYTILELFKLFMTDNILQVIVNNSNKFGETDHPDTFQRITLPEMMCYLAMIIYMGIVKTPCINDYWRRSELYSFSFPLRVISGRRFKAISRAIHLSDPDDDAANNLKKGTAGYDRLFKIKPMYHEVRQVCMAYYQPHQCVAIDERMVASKARTGLRQYMKNKPVKWGYKLFVLADSANGYTWDFFIYEGRGSQIVKGIGYDTVMRLMDTKLLGTGYKLFVDNFYTSPDLFRDLLAKKIWACGTIRGHHIGYLKDRPGGIEKRAPRGTIRWIREGPVVFVNWRDTRDVLICSTIHAAHGEDTVQRRMKGADGKWSVQDVTIPPAIKDYNRNMGGVDLSDALIGYYSVLHKTKKWYRSFLFHFIDIAIVNAFILYKELANARKEKLMSHKTFRETLVMELIAVGSTTTAPPLPPPSAPKSALHNPVHFSQDSARGRRRCVHCHQKTTVKCSSCDVCLCFTHNRDCYNEWHTVNCIYSM; encoded by the exons ATGTTGGCCGAAAGATCCGACGACGATTTTGCGTCCTCTTCGGAAAGCGAAGTATCTCTGGACTCTGAATCTGAGGAGGATCCTGATCTAGAGCT AGAGCCGGAGTCATCTGACTCAGATTGGCAGTCAGAGGCAAAGAGGTCCACGAGGACTCCAGTGACTGTTGAGGAGGAGCTGGAACCCCAACCCTCTACCTCCACAAAGCGTGCAAGACAGGGGAGGGGGAGAGCCAGAGGGAGACCCGGAGGGAGAGGCAGAGGGAGAGCCAGAgggagagccagagagagaggcactCCAAAGCAGAGTTCTGGACCTGAAGGTGCATGGCAAGGCACTGATGTGGAGGACATCACTCCTAAACAGccaaccttcaacccagcacgCACACCTGGTGTCCAGCTCATGGGTGGTGTAAAATACACCATACTAGAGTTATTTAAGTTGTTTATGACCGATAATATACTCCAAGTCATTGTGAACAATTCCAACAAGTTTGGAGAAACTGACCACCCAGACACCTTTCAGAGGATCACCTTGCCAGAGATGATGTGTTACTTGGCGATGATTATCTATATGGGAATAGTCAAGACACCGTGCATCAATGACTATTGGAGAAGGTCTGAGCTATactccttttcttttccattgAGAGTGATATCAGGGCGCAGGTTCAAAGCCATCTCACGTGCCATCCACCTCAGTGACCCTGATGACGATGCTGCCAACAACTTAAAAAAAGGCACCGCTGGGTACGACAGGCTTTTTAAAATTAAGCCAATGTACCATGAGGTTAGGCAGGTGTGCATGGCGTATTACCAACCCCACCAGTGTGTTGCAATTGACGAGAGGATGGTCGCATCCAAAGCCCGCACTGGACTCCGCCAATACATGAAGAACAAGCCTGTGAAGTGGGGTTATAAGCTGTTTGTGCTGGCAGATTCCGCCAATGGTTACACCTGGGACTTCTTCATCTACGAAGGCAGGGGATCACAAATTGTCAAGGGGATCGGTTATGACACCGTAATGCGGCTCATGGATACGAAGTTGCTTGGTACCGGGTACAAGTTATTTGTGGATAACTTTTACACAAGCCCGGATCTCTTTCGTGACCTGCTGGCAAAGAAGATCTGGGCCTGTGGTACCATTCGAGGACACCATATTGGGTACCTCAAAGACAGGCCAGGCGGGATTGAGAAGCGGGCTCCCCGGGGCACCATTCGCTGGATCCGCGAAGGGCCCGTGGTGTTTGTTAATTGGAGGGACACCAGAGATGTGCTAATCTGTTCCACAATCCATGCAGCACATGGAGAAGATACAGTCCAGAGAAGGATGAAGGGGGCAGATGGGAAGTGGTCTGTACAGGATGTCACCATTCCACCAGCCATCAAGGATTACAACAG GAACATGGGTGGTGTGGACCTGTCCGATGCCCTGATTGGCTACTACTCCGTCCTGCACAAGACCAAGAAGTGGTACCGGTCTTTCCTGTTCCACTTCATCGACATCGCCATTGTCAACGCCTTTATCCTGTACAAGGAGCTGGCCAATGCAAGGAAGGAGAAGTTGATGTCACACAAGACCTTTCGTGAGACTCTGGTGATGGAACTGATAGCGGTTGGGTCTACTACCACAGCCCCTCCACTGCCACCCCCTTCTGCTCCCAAAAGTGCCTTACACAATCCTGTACATTTTTCACAGGATAGCGCCAGAGGTCGGAGGAGGTGTGTCCACTGCCACCAGAAGACCACTGTGAAATGCTCCTCCTGTGATGTGTGCCTGTGCTTCACGCATAACAGGGACTGTTACAATGAATGGCACACCGTGAAttgtatatatagtatgtaa